The genome window TCTCCTCGCGCAGGGCTTCTGCGTCGGCATTGGCGGCGGCATCACCTACATCCCCGCGATGGTCGTCATATCCTTGCACTTCACCACCAAACGACCCATTGCCATCGGCTGCGCCTCTATCGGCTCCAGTGTCGGCAGCgtcatcttccccatcctcttccgccaagtccaacccatcatcaactTCGCATGGAGCGTCCGCTGCATCGCGTTcatcaacctcttcctcgccctcatcACCTGCGCTATCCTCTGCCGTCGACCAGGCAAGAAAACGCGCACCAGAAGCCTCATCGAACTCAAAGCCCTCACTCACCTCCCCTTCATGCTCCTTTCCCTATCTATGACATGTGTCATGCTCGCTTACTACGTTCCCATCTTCTACGTCGCTACTTACGCCCGCTCCGCCCTCAACACCGCAACCAGCCTCTCCTTCTACCTCGTCTCTATTACCAACGGCGCCTCCGCCTTTGGCCGAACAGTCCCCTACCTCCTCGCCTCAGGCGGCACCCACATCAAGCCAATCTTCATCTTAATCGCCTTCGtcgcggcagcagcagtagccaTGTTTACCTGGATCGCGACGACAAACACAGCCGGATTTATCGTCTGGGCCTGTTACTGGGGATTCGTGAGCGGGGTGCTAGTCACAGCGCCGACATCCATCGTCGCTCACAAGGCATTCTGTCCCGATAGTGACTTCCTCGGAACGAGGATGGGCATGATGTGGGGGATTAGTTCGTTCGGGTCATTAGTGGGCACGCCCGTTGCAGGAGCGTTAGTGAATTTGGAAACGGCGGACTTTGTTCGTGCGCAGGTGTTTGCGGGTTGTTTGATGGTTGGGGCGGTCGTGTTGCAGGTTTGGCCGGTTGTTTGTGTGGTTAGGGCGGATAGGGGGGTGGGGAAGGTGCAATAGCATAGATGCATGTGTTAGAGCTTTGAATGCAATGGTGGATATTAGAGATAATTCAAATCTGACCTATAGAACAATATCCATCTCCTCTATCTTTATCGGAGTTCACTGGTCGTGGATCTATACTTATCCGGTGCTATCTATCGCATTTCTGTATCCTTGTCCATGCATATGCATTTAATTTAAGTAATGTATTGCTGTCCAACCCCATGATCACATCATCAGTCGACCAAATTTTGGCATCATTGGGGCGAATGTCTGATCCTTGTTCCCTATCAGGATACTAATCTCAAACTAGGTCTTTTTTaagccaaccaccaccctaGTACCACCTGCACATGCACATGCAAATGTAGGTAGCAAGACCAACCCACGCCGAAAAACAACCTTGATGCATCAACACTACCCAATCGATGAAGTTTCCGAGGATTGCAAAATCAAGCTTTCAGGAAACTGGTTTCCGGTTGCTGTCTCCACCACAGCTTACTATAGTCTTACTTTTATTGCcgtgatagtagtagtagggatGTAGCAGGGGAAGATACCATAGTGTGCAATGCACTATTTGAGTGAGGCCCGGGGCCCCCCACTCGTCAGCGTTGGTTGTTATGTGATGGGACGGGCCCCTATCAACCGGTTAGTGAGTAGATGTGATGTCTGTGACTACCGCAAACTCAATCAGGAATACTCTACGGATTAAGCTGGCTGGGCGAGTGGGTCTGATTTGGCCGGTTGTGTGGAATGTGGAGTACTAGTCTAAATGGAGTGAGGCCGAGAATTTGCCGATATGCTCACTCACTCGCTTTGTGCTGTGCATGTATGTTATGTGAATTGTGAATTATGCGGAATAGTCTACGGTAAGTACGATTGTTGCCTCAATTAATTTCAATTCGAGCAATAACTATATACCGGTCCTAGAGTACTTCACAAGCTAGGGCCCAAATAGCTGTCCCGCAGGTACCaagataaaagaaagagTGACAAAGGTATAGTCAACCTCACCCTACTGCACTAATATCCCAAACGTATCGCAGCACGCTTAGAAAGTGAGAGTCTGACCGGCAGTGCCGACAACAGCAGCCTTGACATTGGCAGAGCCAAGAAGGGTGTAGTCGTAAGGCATGGAAGTCAGGGTGCCCTCCTCAGCAGTGCTCTTGGCGTCACCGAAGTCGTTGTCGTTGGAGACGGCGTAGCCATCATCGGTGGAGTACAGGGCCTTCTTGGAGTCGACGAACTGGTTGGACTCGACGAGCAGCTGGGCGCCATCGCGGGTGTTGATGCCGTCGCTCACGTCAAGGTAGTAGCTGTTGTAGATGTGGCCGGTACCGAAGCGGAAAGAGGGAGCGCGGGAGTTGACGTTGTACCAGTAGTTGTTGGCGTAGGTGACGGTCAGGTGGCCGctgtcctcgtcctcgttgCTGTCGGAGTGGCCGACCAGGGAGGCCTTCCAGTGGTCGTGGATGAAGGTGTTGGAGACGGTGACGTAGTCGGATCCGTGGGTGATCTGGTTGTTCATTAGTGAAATGGtttgggtgtgggtgtgatTGTGGGTTACGTACATCAATCAGACCGTCATAGTAGTCCTTGTCGTGGTCACGGTCGGATGAGACATCGCAGTGGTCGATCCAGACGTTGTTGGAGTACTCTGCTTGAATTAGTATATCATAAGGTGTATAATGGGTGGATGTCACGTACGGACACCAATGGCATCGCCGTTGTCAGCGAGGACCTTGGTGACTCCGAGGTTGCGGATGATAAcgttctccttctccttgacgagACTATTGCATGTCAGCTGGGTTCAACTCTTCATTTCTGGGGTGTGCTTACACTCCGAATCCCTCAAGGATAGCGTTGGCGTCCTTGCCAATGATGGAGGTGTTGCTGCCGATCTTGACCTGGTCGGCAGTCTCCTTGATGGTGCCGTCGACGTAGACGACCTTGGCGTCATCGCCAGAGACAGCGGAGGTAAAGGCAGCGTAGGACGAGACGGTAGTGGTAGTACCGCCGGCACCACCGGTGGTGCCGCCGTTCATGCTAGCATAGCCGAACGCAGCCTGCAAAGGTTAAATTGTGTGACATTTTTCAAATGAGGGTACTCACGTCGCTGACGGTTGCGCGCTTGGCATGGGTAGAAGTGGCAGTAGGGGCAGCCAGGACCTGTCCAGACAGGAGGCCGGCAGCGGCAACAATCCACTTGAAGTTGGTCATTGTGAttaggagagagaaagaatggaaagataGTTGGggatgagagaaagaaagacgatGTGAGAGGCTTGATTTGGGATATCATTCAGAGTCTACCTGTTCCTTTTATATTGATGGGTCGGCGGCATTAGGAGCTATAAGACAGAATGAAATCACTTCAAGCATCAGGACTGTCTCCAGGCTTGGCTGGATACATTCATAGGTGGACTTCATCCGCATAGCAACCGTGACGAGGTGAAGCTGCAGGTTCTTTGGATGCGACTGCCAAGATGCCGGTCAAGCCCCGTACGGATGAAGCTGGTCGCACCACTCGCATGGCAGGGAGGGAGCATCGTGAGGAAAGACGTTGTCCAGAGGTGGATATTATGCTGGAAGCTGAATTCCACCAACGGCACTTGGCGTTTCAGTGATGTTGCCAAGAGAGCTAAAGTCTGGGTCCATCGTGGCTGTGCGGTGGAACTGTCCGTGCCATTCACGACTAGTGTCCGCTCAGGAACACCGGCTGCGATGCTTGGCGCGTCTGGACATGGCCCCCGGAAGATTCTGAATGGTGTACGAGTCATTTTGTGGGAGCCGAAGGAGCAGAATAACTTGGCAAGATTAATCAATCAGGGGTTATCCTCCACAGTGGCACGGCTCCGTGGAGTGCCGGTCATATGTTCAGCATTGATCAAGCTCCCTTAACGCAGCAAAGCTACGATCATCGTAAACGTCAGAATTGTACCTTCCCGTGGATTGAAAAATAGATTCATGCCCTGCTAAAGTGTCTTTTGACGCGGCTTAGAGGATACTGCCTCCGCGGATCATGACCACGTTGAACAATAATCTGCCAACCCCGGGGACATCAAGCCACGGTTCAGCAGAAATAAGAAGGCCAAGCACCGGTCGTTCTCGGCAATGGTACGCGTCCACTTCCACCTTCGGATGGCTCCGTTTCATCCGTTCCTTTGCTGCCCGTTTGGCTACGATTTAAGCGCCGTCTTCAGATGATTGATGGCAGGAGAGCTCAGTTCTTGGCTGTTCTTGAGTGACTCTGATTCTCCACCTATGGTAAATATGTGAAGCAGCTAATATATCATGTGCATGGTCTAGGTTTGTCTATTGGAGGTCGTCTTAATTAGTTGACAGTTCGTCGGCAATGCCGGAGGCGACGAAGGTATGCAGGCTTATGACCGAGTCTCTTTCGGTACTTGACATCGCGGCGGTTTGAAGACGCTTGCTGAATTCTTCCACCTCTTGTCTGGACGTAATATATGCGATGCGGTCATTTCGCATAGCATCCTAAGTGGCAAAGTATAGTAGTGCTTCTGATAGATTGTGGGCGATAGATTGTGGGCGATAGATTGTGGGCGTGGAGGGCACACCGATAGAATAGTAGTGTCAGCATGAGGGCATTACCGAGATTAAGCCGGGGGTACTGAGATCGATGCCGTCTCTTCAactatcttcttttcctttggCTTTCTTCCAGCTTGCCTAGTAAGTAGCTACTAGTTCTGTTAGCTAAGTCGGAGCTGTAAGCCAACTTTACCATAAACAGTTTTCCATACAATTCAACTCACTTGCAAAGTCAGTCCAGATTCCGCTCTTCAAAAGATAGTGAGAAAACGAAAACCACCAACATTATctgccttcatcctcttgaCATGCTATGTGGTATAGCCATGTCTACTGTCAGTCAGATAACGCCATCTGCATCGGCAGTAAACCATCGCCTTATTACTCAGCACCAACAATGACATCCGTCCATTTCCCCTCACTTCCCCTCACCacttcatcaccaacatcgccaTCGCCATTGCCATCACAATGTCCAACTTCACCTCCGTCCCCATCATCGACTTCCAGCGTCTTCAAGACCCAAAAACCAAAGCAGAAACACTCGCCCAACTCCGCGacgccatcttcctcgtaGGCTTTCTATATCTCACGAACCATGGACTGGAAGTAAGCCGcagccaaccaccaccagtccCCATATTCGACAACGTACAACATACTAAAagaacaaccaccacagtCCCTCACCAAACGCGCCCACGCTACCCTCCCagacctcttctccctcccatctGAAATCAAAGAGCGAACCAACATGATCAATTCGCCCTCCTTTCTAGGCTACACGCGTCTCGGGGCCGAAACCACCGCACTCAAAACCGATATGCGAGAAGTattccccctttcccctttgtCGCCATCCTACTCACAACACATACCCtaacaaaccaccacccaagtAGCAACTCGACTTCGGCAcccccaacctccccccTTCCAACAACCAAACAGCACCAATCTGGTCCCGTCTCGAAGGCCAAAACCAATACCCTACACCAGCCACGCAATCCCTGGTAGAAGAATACATAACTTCTTTCATACCATTAAGCAACACCTTCCTCCAATACGTCGCCGaatccctctctcttccgcCGACAACGTTCGACACGTACAGAGGAACCATGGACAGACTCAAGTTCATCAAATACCCACCtcaaccctcctcctctggGGAAGACAAATCCCAAGGCGTAGGGCCACATAAAGACTCCACTGGCTTATTCACCTTCCTATCCCAAGATACTACTGGTGGATTACAAGTCCTTAATAAACGTGGTGACTGGATCGATGTCCCCCCGCTTCAGGATGAGGGTGCACTAGTGGTAAATATTCAGCAGGGGTTTGAGGCTATCACGGGGGGTGTTTGTAGTGCGACGGTGCATAGGGTTGTTGTATGTCttattcttttcccccttaTGTCCTTATGTACTCCAGCTGAAGGAAGGATGTTGATGGATACAGGCGCCGAAAAACACAACGCGATACAGTATCCCGTTTTTCATGGGGATACGGATGGACTTGACGTTGTCGAATCTGCGTGATTCGGCGAGACATATTGTTGAGAAGGTTCCTGTCGGGGAGTGctctgatgaggatgagatgaagagaagggcCGAGGACGTGCCGAGTGAGTTTCTTTCGGACAGGTTCGATTGTGTATGTTCCCACTCCATCATCCGTGCTACGATATTGATATGTAAAGGCATATATTGATTAACGTTCATGTTGGGTATAGTTCGGCGAAGCCTACCTCCGCAATCGAATCATCAGTCACCCTGACGTTGGGAAGAAATGGTATCCGGATCTGTATGAGCGGTACTCGAATGATCCTTTTTATTTGCATTAACCCtttctcttatatatattattgtCTTTATCATGAATGTAAGCACACCACACTATGTAAGTTACAGCTTAGCCGCCGCTGGGGGCAGAATGTTATACTTAACCGCCTTGACTGTCGTCCATCCCTCCAATGCCTCTTCTCCCATGTCACGCCCAAATCCACTCTCTTTCACTCCTCCGAACGGCATATTCGACGCTAGCATCGCCCATGCGTTCACAGTGACCTGTCCGGACTCGATACCGGCAGTGACGCGATGCGCGCGGTTCACATCATTAGTGAAGACGGCGGCGCTGAGTCCGTGCGCGGTGTCGTTGGCCAACTTGatggcctcttcttctgtgtcGAAGGGGGCGATGCACTATCCTCGTTAGCACACATTCACCTCAATCACCACAAAAGGAAAGTTAAAGCAAAGCAGGGGGAAAACATACAGCAACTGGTCCGAAAATCTcctccctcatcatcctctcccccTGCCCCACATCCGCAAACGCCGTATTCTGGACGAAATAccccttctccccaatcctctctcccccaaacaacaccctcactcctctcttcttcccctcctccacataCCCCAAGATCTTCTGCAACTGCGCCGCACTGGACACTGGCcccttcgtcgtcttctcaTCCAATGCATCCCCGATCACGGGCTTGTCCTCTTTAGATAGCCGCGCGTATTCCTCCAGGAACTTCTCGTAGATCCCCCGCTGAACATAGATCCTCGATCCCGCCGCACAGATCTGTCCGTTATTCGCTGTGATGCCGATACGCGTCCACAGCAGCGCGTTAGCTAGGTCGCAGTCTGAGAATACAATTGAGGGGCCCTTGCCGCCAAGCTCGAGGGAAATTTTCTTGAGGTTGCTGGATGCCGAGGCGTGCAGGATGGCGCGCCCGGCGACAGTGGATCCCGTGAAGGAAAGTTTGCGGATAGCTGGGTGCGTGGAGAGAGCGTTGCCGGCTTTGGCGCCGTCGCCGGGGAGGATAGATACTGTGCCGGCGGGGAAGCCTGCTtcgcggatgaggagggcgagttTTAGGGCGGACAGGGGGGTTAGTTCGGAgggtttgatgatgaggcagTTTCCCACTGTTAGGGCGGGGGCGAGTTTCCAAATTGTGATCATTCTGTGGAAGTACGGTgttagttggttggtgggcTATGGTATCGGGGAGGGGGCATACAGAGGCGCATTCCAGGGAACAATGGCGGCACAAACACCTAGTGGCTCGCGGAAAGTATACCCCACTCCGCCGTCAGGGAGATGCAGCGTCTTGCCGTCGATCTTGTCGGCCCAGCCGGCGTAGTAGCGGAGGGTGGAAATGGCTTGGGGCATGGTCATGGCCTTGCTGTCTGTGTAGAGCATCCCGCCTTCCAAAGCCTCAAGGGATGCGAAGTCCTCCGCGTCGCGCTCGATCAGATCGGCGAGTTTGTGCAGGAGGGCGCCGCGGAGGGCGCCCGGAGTGGCTTTCCATGCGGGGAGGGCTTGTGTGGCGCAATGCACGGCGCGGTCAATGTCCGCTGGGCTGGCGGAGGAGACGGTTGCGAGTGGGGTGCCGGTGGAGGGGTTCTCGATGGTCAGGGTCTCGTTGGTGGAGGCCGGGGTAAACTCATTGTTGATGAAGAGGTTGGTCGGGACTGTGCTGTTAGGAAAGAGGGTCTTAGACAGGGTGGGGTGGGAGAGTAAAGTACCTTGGATTTGGCGGCCTTTGGCGCCAGTAAGGGTGACGGTAGCCATTTTGTATTTTAATTTGCTTTTTGTATAGCTCTGTCGGGGAAAAAGCAACGTATGCAGCTGTGACTTAACTATAAGTATACCCCCGAATTGAATTCCGGAGAGTTCCGTCCCCCGGAACTATTCCGAGACGTGATGCGGGGAATTTACAAGAAAGGCAAGTGACAGGTTGATCGGGATGATAGTGCTTCAGTAGTCATTTTGTTCGGTAAGAGAAGGGTCCGACTGCCGCGGAATCATAGAGCAGTGGTGAAGTCTGTCTGCCGAGTGGCTGATACGGTGGCACCTACGCAGTAGCTCACCCTATAAGGCTTATCACTGCCGAAATGGGGGGTGTCGCAGGATGACTCGTATTGCAGGCCATTATTGGTGGGTCAGCTCGTGAACCAGCTTCCATCAGCCTGACTCCCCGTGCAGACATATCAGCCATGGCTTGGATCTTGCACATGGTGACCATCCGTCTGTCCTTCCCATCTTTTGAGCGCCATGTAACATGTTTCGTCCGACAATGAGGATAAAAACTAAATGTAGCTACTGCTGCAGAGACAGGGATCTATCTTGGTGCCTAGATGCTGCATGAAGAATGGGTACCATGTACCGTCCGATATATATAGTTCTGCTTGATGCCTATTACACTGCCACCATGACAGGCTGCTACGATTTCTGCAGGAGTACCTCTAGTAGCTGAAATGACATTGTCTATAAAGTTAGACTATATCCAATCGAAGTCACCATCATGTACTACTACCTAGTACTCCTACAgctcctcaccctcttccccctcaccACCAGCTACACCGTCGACCAACTCTGgaccctcaccacccactTCTGGGACAACTTCCTTTACCCAGCCAACACCGCCCatatcaaccccaacgacacctccatcttctccgacAATGTACCTACTTCCCTCACATCCCATACTCGATCATCCCCTTCCATAAGCATCCTAAGTAACTACAGGTCCAAGGCCGCGTCGACGTCACCCGCACCTTCACCAACCGCGACCTCAACAACGAATATATCTTCGGTCTCTTCTCTCAAACCACCCACCCTAGCATCTTCGGCGTTCCCATTGCCTACAACATCACCCAATTCGCAGCGACGCAAAACACCGTCGCCTCCACCGTCGTCCTCAccttcaacatcagcacCTTCGACCTGGTCATGCCGGGGGTAATCACCGCCTGGTTCGAATTCAATTCGGCTGGACAAATCACCCAGTACGACGCTGTCTTCAGATGGCTGGAATGGCTATTCGTGAAGATTCTCCAAGCCGCGGGGCGTAAGTTCCACACGACTAACGAAACAGAAATTCACGAAAAAGTGGCGGATCTATTCGCCCGGGCAATCTGTCACACTGAAGAGGAGTATTGTCTAGGTAGGAATCGGCAGTATGCGTCTATGCAGGACTGCTATGTGTTTCTGACGCAGAAGATTCGCTTTGGGCAGCCATACGAGATGGGAAGGAATACGTTGCTGTGTCGGGAGGTGCATGATAACATGGTCAGGTTAAATCCGGATGTGCATTGTGCGCATATCGGCCCTTCTGGCGGGGATTATTGTGTGGATGATCAAAGCTACGAGGAGGTGGTCTTGGAGAGATATTTTCGGACTTCGTGGGTGCCGGATAATTTGGCCCCGATGAATGTATGGGTGTGGCAGAATGGAAGCGAAAGCAGAACGGTCTAATTTGAAGTGATGGCTAACgaagcagaacaagaagTGAAAATGTCAAGAGgcggaaaaagaagaagaagaaaaagtagagCTATCTATTAACTTATTTGACGTGCCAGAAGGACAAAGCAACGGCCATGAAGAACTTGAGACCGGCGATAATCCACAGGGCTGCCCAGATGTTGCCCGTGGCTTTGCTGATCCATCCACCGGCGATGGCACCAACCAGAGTCAGGATGAAGGCGATGACACGACGGTCGCGCTTCTCATTGCGCAACAGGAATAGCTTGGGATCCATCATCAGATCACAGAGCAGACTGGTGATCACCACGGTCGGCACCTCGTTGTAGCCCAACACACGACTGGCGACGGTCTGGCCCGCGGACTGCATACTGAGCAGGACGATGACGGCCTCTTGGCTCCAGTGGGTGACGAACGTGGTAGAGTGGGCGTCGGCTAGGTCACCGGCGATGACATGGCTCTGAGAGAGAGCCgcagcgatgatgacgagTACGACCTGCAGCAGAAAACAGGCGACCAGAGTGCCGCGCCGTTTGGGGCCGAGGAAGTTGTTGAtgcgggagaagatgaagctgccGATCGCATAACAGCCGATGGCCGTCAAGGATCGCGCCCAGTCGTACGGTCGGCTATCCTGCTGGGAGGCACCCAACCCCACGAAAATGGTGTTTCCTGTTTGCATAGAAACGAAAGTATTGTAGGCTGTGGGGGAGAGTGTAAGTATGGTTccattattataaaattatggAGATTTATGGAGATTGATGGGGTAAAGACAAGAAAGGTGTGGAGGAAAGGGATAAAGAGagtggagagaaagagagtgaCTCACCATTGTACATGGTGCTGTCCAGCAAACCCGAACAGAAACAACAggccagcaacaacaaatcCGCATATTTGACATTGATCTCAGCCCTAACATAGCTAACCATCGGGCTAGCACCTTTACTGTCCTCCATGGTTTCAATGGCTGAAAATCAGGCTGCTGCActggtgggttggagggtAAGAAACAGAGCAAGACAGGGTCCAAGCAGAGATGCAGAaccgacagcagcagcaacagcagcagaaaaagaaatatgaaagtctctttctgtctttcttaCTCTGTCTGTCAGTCTCTCAATCAGCACGCTCGGAGCAGGAAAGAAGCGGGAAAAGGCAGGCTGACAGACGCGTGGAAATTGAAGAGCTCGCCAGCTTTAAGACAACCGCAACCGTGGGCCCGCGTGGGCCGCAGACCCTCAGAGCAAAACCTTCACaaacctttttttctttttcgttccAAGATTCCAAGACCAGGCCGCTATCCCTTTCTCCTAAAAAACCCCCCAAATTTCTACCGATCGCCCAGAGGGGCCAAGCCGGGCGAATCCGGAGCCGCTGTCGGGCTTGGGCTGATTCCCTACAGCACTAGACTCGACCTAACTCAACTAACAACTGGACCGAGAACTCCTAGTGCTATCGAAGTGACGAGCTAGCCTCTCTATCCGCCGGCTGGAGTCTCTAGCCAAGTCAGCCACGACTATCATTgcctgtcttt of Aspergillus luchuensis IFO 4308 DNA, chromosome 7, nearly complete sequence contains these proteins:
- a CDS encoding pectate lyase family protein (CAZy:PL1;~COG:G;~EggNog:ENOG410PI0Z;~InterPro:IPR012334,IPR002022,IPR011050;~PFAM:PF00544;~SECRETED:SignalP(1-20)): MTNFKWIVAAAGLLSGQVLAAPTATSTHAKRATVSDAAFGYASMNGGTTGGAGGTTTTVSSYAAFTSAVSGDDAKVVYVDGTIKETADQVKIGSNTSIIGKDANAILEGFGVLVKEKENVIIRNLGVTKVLADNGDAIGVQYSNNVWIDHCDVSSDRDHDKDYYDGLIDITHGSDYVTVSNTFIHDHWKASLVGHSDSNEDEDSGHLTVTYANNYWYNVNSRAPSFRFGTGHIYNSYYLDVSDGINTRDGAQLLVESNQFVDSKKALYSTDDGYAVSNDNDFGDAKSTAEEGTLTSMPYDYTLLGSANVKAAVVGTAGQTLTF
- a CDS encoding isopenicillin N synthase family dioxygenase (COG:Q;~EggNog:ENOG410PIPS;~InterPro:IPR026992,IPR027443,IPR005123;~PFAM:PF03171,PF14226;~go_function: GO:0016491 - oxidoreductase activity [Evidence IEA];~go_process: GO:0055114 - oxidation-reduction process [Evidence IEA]), with amino-acid sequence MSNFTSVPIIDFQRLQDPKTKAETLAQLRDAIFLVGFLYLTNHGLESLTKRAHATLPDLFSLPSEIKERTNMINSPSFLGYTRLGAETTALKTDMREQLDFGTPNLPPSNNQTAPIWSRLEGQNQYPTPATQSLVEEYITSFIPLSNTFLQYVAESLSLPPTTFDTYRGTMDRLKFIKYPPQPSSSGEDKSQGVGPHKDSTGLFTFLSQDTTGGLQVLNKRGDWIDVPPLQDEGALVVNIQQGFEAITGGVCSATVHRVVAPKNTTRYSIPFFMGIRMDLTLSNLRDSARHIVEKVPVGECSDEDEMKRRAEDVPSEFLSDRFDCFGEAYLRNRIISHPDVGKKWYPDLYERYSNDPFYLH
- a CDS encoding putative aldehyde dehydrogenase (COG:C;~EggNog:ENOG410PKTJ;~InterPro:IPR015590,IPR016161,IPR016162,IPR016163;~PFAM:PF00171;~go_function: GO:0016491 - oxidoreductase activity [Evidence IEA];~go_function: GO:0016620 - oxidoreductase activity, acting on the aldehyde or oxo group of donors, NAD or NADP as acceptor [Evidence IEA];~go_process: GO:0055114 - oxidation-reduction process [Evidence IEA]); translated protein: MATVTLTGAKGRQIQVPTNLFINNEFTPASTNETLTIENPSTGTPLATVSSASPADIDRAVHCATQALPAWKATPGALRGALLHKLADLIERDAEDFASLEALEGGMLYTDSKAMTMPQAISTLRYYAGWADKIDGKTLHLPDGGVGYTFREPLGVCAAIVPWNAPLMITIWKLAPALTVGNCLIIKPSELTPLSALKLALLIREAGFPAGTVSILPGDGAKAGNALSTHPAIRKLSFTGSTVAGRAILHASASSNLKKISLELGGKGPSIVFSDCDLANALLWTRIGITANNGQICAAGSRIYVQRGIYEKFLEEYARLSKEDKPVIGDALDEKTTKGPVSSAAQLQKILGYVEEGKKRGVRVLFGGERIGEKGYFVQNTAFADVGQGERMMREEIFGPVACIAPFDTEEEAIKLANDTAHGLSAAVFTNDVNRAHRVTAGIESGQVTVNAWAMLASNMPFGGVKESGFGRDMGEEALEGWTTVKAVKYNILPPAAAKL
- a CDS encoding uncharacterized protein (COG:S;~EggNog:ENOG410PVBI;~SECRETED:SignalP(1-19)), which codes for MYYYLVLLQLLTLFPLTTSYTVDQLWTLTTHFWDNFLYPANTAHINPNDTSIFSDNVQGRVDVTRTFTNRDLNNEYIFGLFSQTTHPSIFGVPIAYNITQFAATQNTVASTVVLTFNISTFDLVMPGVITAWFEFNSAGQITQYDAVFRWLEWLFVKILQAAGRKFHTTNETEIHEKVADLFARAICHTEEEYCLGRNRQYASMQDCYVFLTQKIRFGQPYEMGRNTLLCREVHDNMVRLNPDVHCAHIGPSGGDYCVDDQSYEEVVLERYFRTSWVPDNLAPMNVWVWQNGSESRTV
- a CDS encoding YoaK family protein (COG:S;~EggNog:ENOG410PQI9;~InterPro:IPR010699;~PFAM:PF06912;~TransMembrane:6 (i25-45o73-91i103-122o162-182i202-219o225-246i)), which gives rise to MEDSKGASPMVSYVRAEINVKYADLLLLACCFCSGLLDSTMYNAYNTFVSMQTGNTIFVGLGASQQDSRPYDWARSLTAIGCYAIGSFIFSRINNFLGPKRRGTLVACFLLQVVLVIIAAALSQSHVIAGDLADAHSTTFVTHWSQEAVIVLLSMQSAGQTVASRVLGYNEVPTVVITSLLCDLMMDPKLFLLRNEKRDRRVIAFILTLVGAIAGGWISKATGNIWAALWIIAGLKFFMAVALSFWHVK
- a CDS encoding putative MFS monocarboxylate transporter (COG:G;~EggNog:ENOG410PW8D;~InterPro:IPR011701,IPR036259;~PFAM:PF07690;~TransMembrane:12 (i42-66o86-105i112-131o137-158i170-190o196-222i243-268o280-303i312-332o338-365i377-398o410-431i);~go_function: GO:0022857 - transmembrane transporter activity [Evidence IEA];~go_process: GO:0055085 - transmembrane transport [Evidence IEA]): MGTQNEGLGAPDESINEHNEHLQPPAEASPERQSMPDGGLEGWLSVLAGFCVFVNSWGLISCYGAFQEFYQTVLLPDESPSTISWIGSIQATLIVMVGMVTGPLVDAGYLRPLILTGSFLVVFGMMMLSLATDYYQVLLAQGFCVGIGGGITYIPAMVVISLHFTTKRPIAIGCASIGSSVGSVIFPILFRQVQPIINFAWSVRCIAFINLFLALITCAILCRRPGKKTRTRSLIELKALTHLPFMLLSLSMTCVMLAYYVPIFYVATYARSALNTATSLSFYLVSITNGASAFGRTVPYLLASGGTHIKPIFILIAFVAAAAVAMFTWIATTNTAGFIVWACYWGFVSGVLVTAPTSIVAHKAFCPDSDFLGTRMGMMWGISSFGSLVGTPVAGALVNLETADFVRAQVFAGCLMVGAVVLQVWPVVCVVRADRGVGKVQ